CCCTCCTGGAGGCGATGCAGGAACGACAGGTGAGCATTGGCGGCGAGACCTACCCGCTGCCGCAGCCGTTCATGGTGCTCGCGACCCAAAACCCGATCGAGTCCGAGGGCACCTATCCGCTGCCCGAAGCGCAACTGGACCGCTTCATGCTCAAGGCCGTCGTGGACTACCCCTCCCGGCAGGAAGAACGCCAGATCCTGGAGCGCTTCGAGAGCGGACTGACCCCGCACGAAGTCCGCCAGGTAGTGTCGATCGACGAGTTGCTGGCGGCCCGCAACGCGGTGACGCAGGTCAGCCTGAACGACGCCCTGCGCGACTACGTCGTACACCTTGTCCAGGCCTCGCGCCATCCGAAGGTCTACCGGCTAGACGCGCTGGCGCCGCTCATTGCCTTCGGCGCTTCTCCCCGCGCGACCATCTACCTGGCCCAGGCCGCGAAGGCGCACGCCTTCATCAACGGCCGCGCCTACGTCACCCCGGACGACGTAAAGGCCGTCGCCCGCGACGTCCTCCGTCACCGCGTCATCATCACCTACGAGGCCGAAGCCGAGGAACTGACCAGCGACGACATCGTCAACCGCATCCTCGAAGGAGTCGCCGTCCCGTGAGCCCGCGTGCCCGAGCGGCCTCATCACGCCGTGATGACCGGAAGGTCCACGAGCCAGGTGAGCTGGACAGTGCCCTGAAGGCCGTCGTCGATGACATACTCGCCGTCTACGATGCCGAAAAGGTCATCCTCTACGGCTCGGCGGCCGAGGGACGACCCTGGCATGACTTAGACCTTCTCGTGATTGCAGAGACCTCGGACCGCTTTCCAGAGCGACTCAAGAAGGTCGCGCTCGCAAAGAGCTACTGGACCCCTGCCGACATTCTCGTACTCACGCCGGATGAGCTCGACGAAGCGGTCGCGGAGAACCGCTATTTCATCGTCGAGGAAGTCCTGAAGAAGGGCACCACCGTCTATGACCGACCGGGATCCAAACGTCTGGATCCAGTTCGCTCTTGATGATCTCGCCTGGGCGAAGCATACGTCGCAAGGCGGATTCTTCTCGCGTACCTGTTTTGCGGCTCAACAGGCCGCCGAGAAGGCCCTCAAGGCTTATCTATTGGAAAGGACGCGAGACTACCCGCAACTGATATCGCTCCTGTCGTTAGCGGTCGAGCTAGACGCCAGGTTCGCGCAGCTCAAGCCTGATTGCGATGTCCTTGACGAATATTACCTGCCTTCACGATATCCCCTCGTCAGACCGAGCCGCACTTTCGAACTCGAAGACGCGCAGGACGCCATCGAGCGGGCTTCCCGCATAGTGAGTTTCGTCCGGGCAAGGCTTGCCTGAGAGGGCGCCAAGGCGCGAGACGCTCGACGCCTAAGACGCGCCACCTGGTCCCCTTCCCACCGCCCGCCCACTGTCGGACAATCGATGCGTCCATGCGCGCCCTCCTGGCCCCCTACGACAAGACCGGCCTCATCGACCTCGCCCGCGGCCTCGTCGACCTCGGCTGGGAACTCATCGCTACC
This genomic window from Dehalococcoidia bacterium contains:
- a CDS encoding MoxR family ATPase gives rise to the protein MAVETDDFSRRIAAESGFVEAIRTEVAKVIVGQKYLIDRLLIALLCDGHILIEGVPGLAKTLSVHTLAHTIGASFVRIQFTPDLLPADVTGTQIYNPQDGQFHTRRGPIFANIVLADEVNRAPAKVQSALLEAMQERQVSIGGETYPLPQPFMVLATQNPIESEGTYPLPEAQLDRFMLKAVVDYPSRQEERQILERFESGLTPHEVRQVVSIDELLAARNAVTQVSLNDALRDYVVHLVQASRHPKVYRLDALAPLIAFGASPRATIYLAQAAKAHAFINGRAYVTPDDVKAVARDVLRHRVIITYEAEAEELTSDDIVNRILEGVAVP
- a CDS encoding nucleotidyltransferase domain-containing protein, with amino-acid sequence MSPRARAASSRRDDRKVHEPGELDSALKAVVDDILAVYDAEKVILYGSAAEGRPWHDLDLLVIAETSDRFPERLKKVALAKSYWTPADILVLTPDELDEAVAENRYFIVEEVLKKGTTVYDRPGSKRLDPVRS
- a CDS encoding HEPN domain-containing protein, with product MTDRDPNVWIQFALDDLAWAKHTSQGGFFSRTCFAAQQAAEKALKAYLLERTRDYPQLISLLSLAVELDARFAQLKPDCDVLDEYYLPSRYPLVRPSRTFELEDAQDAIERASRIVSFVRARLA